GTAGCGATGGTGACGATACTCCACGGTGCGCCGGGCGCAGTCCACCGAGAGGACGCGCCCGGCCGCCGTCTCGAACAGGGCCGCGTGCGTCCGGGGCATCCCGTCCTTCCGATCGGCACCGGCTTCATCGGCGACGGCGGTCGTGGCCGGCGACGGCCAGAACGACCGCGAGTCGCGTCCGAGAATCTGCTCGCGCGAGAGGCCGGACAGCTCGCAGTCCGCCCGGTTGCAATCGAGGATCGCGTGGGTGTCGGCGTCCACGATCCGGATCGCGTCGGTGGCCCCGTCGAGCACCGCCCGGAATCGCTCGCGCTCCTGGGCCAGGCCGCGCCGCTCGACGATCGTCGCCATCAGCAGGGCCAGGGCGGGAAGCCCGATCATGGTCAGCCCGAGGTACGACGGCCAGACGCGCGCGAACATGGTGCGACCGCGCTCGCCCAGCAGGCCGAATCCCGCGAACACGATCAGGAACGTGGCCCCGGCCAGGGCGAACGCGTGCCGGCTGCGCACCGCGGTGGTGCCGCCGGCCCAGCGATGGGCCAGCCCGGCCGCCGTCGCCACCGCCACCACCGTCACGATGCCGGCGACGGTGCCGCTGCCCCCGAGCCAGATCCGATAGGCGACCGCGGGCAACGCCGCGAGCATTCCGGCTCCCCAGCCCTCGAAGAGCCCGATGATCGCGACCGGGATCACCCGGCCGTCGACGAAGACTCCCTCGGACGTCTCGATGCGCGAGATCATGAGGAGGACCGCGATACCGCCCCACGCGAGGCCGAGGACGCCGACCCAGAGCGGGCGCCGGCGCGGGTCGTCGGGCTCGAACCAGCCGTAGGCCAGCGAATAGAAGAGGACGCCGGCGACGACGATGCCCGCCGCCTCCAGCAGGTGGTGGAGATCCATTACTTCGAGGCGGACGCGGCTCGTCCGTTAGGCCGGGGCAGCAGGTCGCGGAGGAACTTGCCGGTGTAGGACCCGGACACCTGCGCGACCTGCTCGGGCGTTCCTTCGGCCACCAGCTCGCCGCCCGCCTCGCCCCCCTCGGGGCCGAGATCGATCACCCAGTCGGCGGTCTTGATCACGTCGAGATGATGCTCGACCACCAGCACCGTGTTGCCCGCGTCGACGAGGCGGTTGAGCACCACCAGCAGCTTGCGCACGTCGTCGAGATGCAGTCCGGTGGTCGGCTCGTCGAGGATGAAGAGATGATCGCTGGTGGGCTTGGCGGCCAGCTCCGCCGCGATCTTCAGCCGCTGCGCCTCGCCTCCCGACAGCTTGGTGGCGGGCTGGCCGAGCCGCAGGTATCCGAGCCCCACCTCCTGCAGCACCTTCAGCCGTCGCTGCAACACCGGCTCGGCGGAGAAGAACGCCACCGCCTCGTCCACCGTCTGCTGGAGCACCTGGCTGATGTCCCGGTTCCGGTAGGTGACCTGCAGCACGTCGGGGCGGTACCGCTTGCCCTCGCATTCCTGGCAGGTTACGTACACGTCCTCCACGAAGTACATCTCGAGCTTCTGGAAGCCGTCGCCCTCGCAGGTCTCGCAGCGGCCCCCCGGCACGTTGAACGAGAACGCGCCGGGACCCAGCCCGAGCGTCTGCGCGCGGCTCAGGCTCGCGAACAGACGGCGGATCTCGTCGAAGGCCTTCACGTAGGTGACCGGATTGGATCGCGGCGTCCGGCCGATCGGGTCCTGGTCGATCAGCCGCACGCCCTTGAGATGCGGCAGCCCGCGCAGCTCGTCGTGGGTGCCCGCGACCGCGAAATCGACCTTGAAGTGCCGCGCCACCGCCCGGTAGAGCGTGTCGTGCACCAGGGTGGACTTGCCCGAGCCGGACACCCCGGTCACGCAGGTCAGCGTGTTCAGCGGAATCTTCACCGTCACGTTCTTCAGGTTGTGAGCCCGCGCGCCCGTCAGCACGAGGGCCCGGCGGCCTTCGCGCCGGGCCAGCGGCAGTGGGATGGTGTCGCGGCCGCTCAGGTAGCGCGCGGTCAGCGAGCGCGGGTCCTTGCGGAACTCGGCCTGCGATCCCGCGAAGACGACGGTGCCGCCGCGCTCACCCGAGCCCGGCCCCATCTCGATGAGGTAGTCGGCTACCTCGATCAGCGCCCGGTCGTGCTCCACGATCACCACCGTGTTGCCGGCCGACGCGAGCTCGCGGCAGAGCTCGGCGAGGCGCGTGGTGTCGCGCGGATGCAGGCCGATCGACGGCTCGTCGAGGACGTAGAGCGTGCCGGTGAGCTGCGCGCCGAGCTGGTTGGCCAGATTGATCCGCTGCGCCTCTCCGCCCGACAGGGTGCGGGTCTGCCGCGCGAGGGTCAGATAGCCCAGGCCCACGCGCAGGAGGAAGGACAGCTTGGCCCGCAAGAGCTTCAGGACGTCGCGCGCCACCGTCTGCTGCCATTCAGACAGGGGCAGGGCGGCGAAGAAGGCGTCCAGCTCCTCGACGGTCTGCCGTCCGAGCTCGGCGATGTTGGCCCCGCCTACCCGGACCGCCAGGGCGTCGGGACGCAGCCGCTCGCCGGCGCAGCGCGGGCACGGCGACTGGCTTCGGTAGCGCGACAGGAAGACCCGCACGTGGAGCTTGTAGCGGTAGGATTCGACCTCCTCGAAGAAGCCGCGGATGCCGGTGAGCCCGCCGCCCCCCTCGTATACCCAGCCGCGGTCCTCCGCGGTCAGCTCGGCGTAGGGCCGCGTCACGTCGACCCCGCGCTTGCGGGCCGCCTTCAGCAGCTGCTTCTGGTACCAGCGCCCCGACGGGTGCGACCACGGCTCCACCGCGCCGTCGGCCAAGCTGCGCGTCGGATCCGGCACCACCCGCGCCTCGTCGTAGCGCAGCACGTTGCCGAAGCCCTTGCACTCGGGACAGGCGCCGAGCGGATGGTTGAAGGAGAAGAGCAAGGGCTGCGGCCGGGCCAGGGCCACGCCACAGGCCGGGCAATGGAAGTCTCGGCTGACCGGCACCGCCCCGCGCTCGAGCAAGTCGACGCTGGCGCGGCCCTCGCCCTCGGCCAGCGCGGTCTCCAGCGAGTCGGTGATCCGACGCCGGCTGTCCGGGCCGATCACGACGCGATCCAGCACCACCGCGAGGCGGCGCGGATCCAGGTCGATCGGCTCACCGGCCGGCCGGGCGCTCACCTCGGCGAGGTCCCAGACGACGTCGCCCGCCTTGACGCGGGCGAAGCCGCGCTGCAGCAGCGCCGCGAAGAGCGCCCGGGGATCGCGCGTCGCCTCGGGGGCGAGCGGGAAGCAGATCATGGCCCGGGCCCCGGGGTGGTCGCGTAGCAGGAGATCCGCCACCTGGTCCGCGGAGTCGCTGCGGGCCTCCGCGCCGCAGGTGGGGCAGTGCACGTGCCCGACCTTGGCGAAGAGCAGGCGCAGGTAGTCGTGCACCTCGGTGGCGGTGCCCACCGTGGAGCGCGCGGTGCGGACCGGATTCTTCTGCTCGAGCGCGATGGCGGGCCGGATGTGCTCGATGCGGTCCACGTCCGGGCGGTCGAGCCGCTCCAGGAACATGCGGGCGTAGGTCGAGAGCGATTCGATGTAGCGCCACTGCCCCTCCGCGAAGAGGGTATCGAAGGCCAGCGACGACTTTCCCGATCCGGAAACCCCGGTGATGACGGTGACGCGGTCGTGGGGGATGTCGACGGAGACGTTCTTCAGGTTGTTCTGCCGGGCTCCTTCGATCCGGAGCCATACCGGCTGGGACATTCGAGCGGTCCTCCTGAGATGGAAAGTCTACTCGACCGATGTGGGGCCTTCAATACCGGGACCCTTGACAGGCGCGCGGTCGTCACGTACGCTGCCGAATCGTAATGAGAACCATTCCTAAAAAGAGTTCGGGGGGAGCGGAGAGCGCGATCCGGGCCCGCGGGCTGCGCCTCACCGGTCCGCGTCGGGTGGTGCTCGACGTGATCCGCGCGACCGAATCGCACCCGACCGCGGAGTGGGTCCACCGCATGGTGCGCCGGCGACTTCCCCGCGTGAGCCTCGGCACCGTGTATCGCAACCTGCGGCTGCTGGTGGCCGAAGGGCTGGTCAAGGAGCTGTCGGGCCCCCACGCCCGCTTCGACGGCAACGTGACCGAGCACCACCACTTCACCTGCCTCGGCTGCGGCCGGATCACCGACGTGGACGGGCCCACCACCGAGCCCCACTCCCGGGCGCTGTGCGGGCGAGTGGCCGCCGACGGGGGCTTCAGCGTCACGCATCACCGCATCGAGTTCTACGGCCGCTGTGCCGGGTGCCAGCGCCGTGCCGGAGGCAAGGCACGCCGGCGACGCCCGACCCCGTAGCTCGGAGGCCGTTGCCTCCGAGCCGCCCGTCACCATCCACCAAGGAGGACGTCATCATGGCAGGCAAGGCCCTGAAGGGCAGCAAGAGCGTCGAGAATCTCAAGGAAGCGTTCGCGGGCGAGTCGCAGGCCAATCGCCGCTACCTGTACTTCGCGCGGGTCGCCGACATCGAGGGCTTCCCGGACATCGCGGGTCTCTTCAAGGACACCGCCGACGCCGAGACCGGCCACGCCTTCGGTCACCTCGATTTCCTGAAGGAGGTGGGCGATCCGGCCACCGGAGAGCCCATCGGCAAGACCGAGAAGAATCTCAAGGCGTCCGTGGCCGGGGAGACCTACGAGTATACCCAGATGTACCCGGGCATGGCCAAGACCGCGCGGGACGAGGGGTATCCCGAGCTGGCCGAGTGGTTCGAGACGCTGGCCAAGGCCGAGAAGTCGCACGCCGGCCGGTTCAGCAAGGGCCTGAACCAGGTCGCGGGCAAGGAGCCGGCCGAGGCCATCTAGCCGGCCGCCGGGTCGGGACGGGACCGGGTGGCGGCGCCCCCGGCTCGGTCCGCCTCGACCGCGCGATCCTGTACGGGCAAGAGGACGATGACACTCGATATCCGCGCGCCGGAGTTCTGGCAGCTCGACCGCGTCGACGCGGAGCTGCGCCGGGTCTACGACATCTGCGCAGGCTGCCGGCGCTGTCTGCCGCTCTGCCCGTCGTTCAAGGTGATGTTCGATCGCCTGGACGTGGACGCGGTGGACGGCGACGTGGAGAAGCTCCCCGCGGCCGACGTCAAGGAGGTCGTCGACCTCTGCTACCAGTGCAAGCTCTGCTTCAACCACTGCCCGTACACCCCGCCGCACCGCTGGGCGGTGGACTTTCCGCGCCTGATGCTGCGGGCGCGCGCCGCGGACGCCCGGGCGAAGGGCGTGACCCTGCAGGATCGCTTCCTCGGAAACACCGACCTGGTCGGGCGCATCGGCAGCCTCACCGCCCCGGTCTCGAACTGGATGAACGCGGTGTGGGTCAACCGCAAGTTCATGGAGATGGCGGTGGGCATCCATGCCCGCCGGACCCTGCCGCCGTTCCATCGAGAGACGTTCTCGCGGTGGTTCGACGGGCGGAAGCCGGATCGGCGTCCGCAGCCCGCGCGGGACCGCGTGGCGCTCTTCGCCACGTGCTCGGTGGAGTACAACGATCCGGCCACCGGCAAGGCCGCGGTGACGGTGCTCGAGAAGAACGGCGTCGACGTGACCCTGCCCGCCCAGCGCTGCTGCGGCATGCCGTACCTGGACGGCGGCGCGGTGACCGAGGCCAGGCGGCTCATCGCCGACAACGTGAAGAGCCTCGCCGAGGAGGTGCGGCAGGGCCGGGAGATCGTGGTGCCGGGGCCGACCTGCTCGTACATGCTCAAGCAGGAATATCCCTGGCTCGACGGCTCCGAGGACGCCGACCTGGTGGCCGCGCACACCCGCGACCTCTTCGAGTACCTCGCCTCACTGCACGACCAGGGGCGGCTCGACACGCGCTTCCCCAACGCGCCGGGTACCATCAGCTATCAGCTGCCCTGCCACCTGAAGGCGCAGAACATGGGCACCCGCTCCGCGGACGTGCTGCGGCTGACCGGGGCGCCGGTGGAGGTCATCGAGCGGTGCTCGGCGGTCGACGGCACGTGGGGGATGAAGAAGGAGTATTTCGAGCTCTCCATGAAGCTGGCCGGGCCGCTCTTCCGCGACGTCGAGGAGGCGAAGCCCGAGCGGGTCGCCACGGACTGCCCGCTCGCCGCCTTGCAGATTCATCAGGGCACCGGACGGGTCGCGCGGCACCCCATCCAGATTCTCGCCGAGGCCTACGGCCTCGACCCGGAGGCTCCGGAATGGCGTCCATGATCCGGCTCGGCGACGTCGTCAACTTCTTCGAGTACGAGAAGGTGCGGGAGGAGCGCCGCCGCCGGGTCATCGCGCTCAAGCAGAGACGGCGGCTCGAGGTGGGACCCTACCTGTCGTTCGTGTTCGAGAATCGCGAGACCCTCCTGTTCCAGATCCAGGAGATGTGCCGGGCCGAGCGCATCGTCGACGACGCGAAGGTGCAGGAGGAGATCGACGTGTACAGCGCGCTGCTACCCGGCCCGGGCGAGCTGTCCGCCACCCTGTTCATCGAAATCGCCGACAAGGACGAGATCAAGCCGGTGCTGGATCGCTTCATGGGTATCGACACCGGTCGACACGTCTGGTTCGAGACGGCGCGGGGCGGGGTGGTGCCCGGCTCGTTCGAGGCCGGGCATTCCGACGAAGAGAAGGGGAAGCTGGCCGCCGTCCACTTCGTCCGCTTCGCCTTCTCCTCGCAAGCGGTCGAGGCCTTCCGATCGGCCGACGTGAATCTGGTGGTGGATCACCCAGCCACGCGCGCGCGCACCCGCCTCTCCGCAGAGACCAAGGCCGAGCTGCTGTCCGACCTCGTCCCCTGACGAGCGCGCGCGCCGCCGCGCCCGGCTACTGCATGATCATGAACCAGATGTAGTAGACGAGCGTCAGGATGAAGCCGAACCAGATGGTGCCCTTCACGGTGGCGAGCGGCTTGGCCAGACCCTTGCCCGGCGTGCCGACCAGGGCGTTGATCTCCACGATCACCATGATGGCGAGGGCCACGATCCAGAAGACCAGGCCCGACTTGCCGACGGTCAGCCCCGCGAGGTGGTTGGCCGATCCCATGAAGAACAGCATCGGGACGGACATCACCACGTTGGTGCGGGAGGCCAGGCCGCCGCGCGCGCCGGCCGGAGCGGCCGCCGGATTGGCCGGCTTGCCCGCCGCGGTGTCGAGCGCGTTCTGGATGACGATCTTGTTCTTGGGCCAGATCACGAACCACACATTGGCCCACATGATCGACCCGAGGAGGCCGCCCAGCAGGATCTTCCAGGTGCCGGGGTCGTTGATGCCGCGGATGCCGAGCCAGTAGTGCAGGAGGTAGATCCAGCCGGAGAGGAAGGTGATCATCGCACCCCACCTGAACCACCAGAGCGCCCGCGGCAGGAGCTTCTGCTGGGCTCCCGAGCGCACTCCCGGCTCGGTCTCGGCGAAGAACGGAGTCTGGACGAGGTTGAAATAGTAGAGCAGACCGATCCAGGTGATCCCGGCCAGGAAATGGATCCACCGCAACAGGAATAGCCAGCCCTCGGCATTCATCAGTGCCATCGTCTCCCTCCTGGGTAGGGTCGCCGATCAGTCACCGCAGCTAGTCGTCGTCCGCGTCCTCGTCGTCCTCGTCATCCTCATCGTCCTCGTCGTCGTCGTCCAGGTCGTCGTCGTCGAAATCGTCGTCGTCGTCGAAGTCGTCCTCGTCGTCCAGGTCGTCCTCGTCGTCGAGATCGTCGTCGTCCTCGGCGTCCTTCTCGTCCTCCTCCTCGTCAGCCGCCGCCACGAGCGGCTGAACGTCTTCTTCGATCCACTCGCGATACCCGAGGCGTAGCATGTGCAACTCCTCCCGACGGAATGCTCGTTACGCTGGCGGGATTATAGCAAAGGGGTTTAGCGTGTCCACGCCATTTTGGCGCGTCGACTGCACTTATCCACTTATCCCCATTCGTCCACAACACGAAAACTCGACGCGTGGACGCGCGGTCGCGGGCTTCCGCGTGCGAACGAGCGCGACTGGAGCGCCGTCGAGGTGCGACCGCGTCGCGGCGGGCCATCCGGTGCGGCGATTCACGCGCGCACGCGCGTGCAGCCGCATTTCTAGACCGTTCGCGAAGCCTTGACGGGCGACGATCGCTTCCTTACGATGCGGCCGACCTGCCGAACGAAAGAGGAGAATCAACGATGCCGCTGTTCGCCGTCGAGCGGGACCTCAGCCAGGTTCCACCGGATCGCTTTCGCTCCGATCTGCGCGACCTCGTGAAGGCCTGCGAGCGTCTGCAGGGTGTCGGCAAGAAGGTCCGCTACATCAGCAGCGCGGTCTTTCCGTCCGAAGCGCGCGGCCTCTGTCTATTCGGGGCCGAGGAGCCGCAGTGGATCCGCGACGTCAACGACGCGGCGCGGCTGCCCTACATCCGCATCTTCGCCGTGCTCGATCTCACCCCCACCGGAGTCCGTCGCGACGTCTCGGTGGGCCGTCGTACCCCGCAGCCGGTCGCCGCCGCGGCTCCGGGGCGAGAGGGGAACGGGCACCGCGAATTCCACAACGGGCGCGGACCGCTGAACGGGGGCCCGACGGCACCCCGGATGAGCGACGCGCTGGCCCGCTGGTCCCACGAGGGCCGACAGCTCGTTGACCTCCTGGGTGGCTGGCTGGAGGAAGTGGTGGCGGTCCACGGACAGGCCGAGGCCGTGCAGAGCCAGCGCGATGAGC
The Candidatus Methylomirabilota bacterium DNA segment above includes these coding regions:
- a CDS encoding anaerobic glycerol-3-phosphate dehydrogenase subunit C translates to MTLDIRAPEFWQLDRVDAELRRVYDICAGCRRCLPLCPSFKVMFDRLDVDAVDGDVEKLPAADVKEVVDLCYQCKLCFNHCPYTPPHRWAVDFPRLMLRARAADARAKGVTLQDRFLGNTDLVGRIGSLTAPVSNWMNAVWVNRKFMEMAVGIHARRTLPPFHRETFSRWFDGRKPDRRPQPARDRVALFATCSVEYNDPATGKAAVTVLEKNGVDVTLPAQRCCGMPYLDGGAVTEARRLIADNVKSLAEEVRQGREIVVPGPTCSYMLKQEYPWLDGSEDADLVAAHTRDLFEYLASLHDQGRLDTRFPNAPGTISYQLPCHLKAQNMGTRSADVLRLTGAPVEVIERCSAVDGTWGMKKEYFELSMKLAGPLFRDVEEAKPERVATDCPLAALQIHQGTGRVARHPIQILAEAYGLDPEAPEWRP
- a CDS encoding urate hydroxylase PuuD, encoding MALMNAEGWLFLLRWIHFLAGITWIGLLYYFNLVQTPFFAETEPGVRSGAQQKLLPRALWWFRWGAMITFLSGWIYLLHYWLGIRGINDPGTWKILLGGLLGSIMWANVWFVIWPKNKIVIQNALDTAAGKPANPAAAPAGARGGLASRTNVVMSVPMLFFMGSANHLAGLTVGKSGLVFWIVALAIMVIVEINALVGTPGKGLAKPLATVKGTIWFGFILTLVYYIWFMIMQ
- the uvrA gene encoding excinuclease ABC subunit UvrA, giving the protein MSQPVWLRIEGARQNNLKNVSVDIPHDRVTVITGVSGSGKSSLAFDTLFAEGQWRYIESLSTYARMFLERLDRPDVDRIEHIRPAIALEQKNPVRTARSTVGTATEVHDYLRLLFAKVGHVHCPTCGAEARSDSADQVADLLLRDHPGARAMICFPLAPEATRDPRALFAALLQRGFARVKAGDVVWDLAEVSARPAGEPIDLDPRRLAVVLDRVVIGPDSRRRITDSLETALAEGEGRASVDLLERGAVPVSRDFHCPACGVALARPQPLLFSFNHPLGACPECKGFGNVLRYDEARVVPDPTRSLADGAVEPWSHPSGRWYQKQLLKAARKRGVDVTRPYAELTAEDRGWVYEGGGGLTGIRGFFEEVESYRYKLHVRVFLSRYRSQSPCPRCAGERLRPDALAVRVGGANIAELGRQTVEELDAFFAALPLSEWQQTVARDVLKLLRAKLSFLLRVGLGYLTLARQTRTLSGGEAQRINLANQLGAQLTGTLYVLDEPSIGLHPRDTTRLAELCRELASAGNTVVIVEHDRALIEVADYLIEMGPGSGERGGTVVFAGSQAEFRKDPRSLTARYLSGRDTIPLPLARREGRRALVLTGARAHNLKNVTVKIPLNTLTCVTGVSGSGKSTLVHDTLYRAVARHFKVDFAVAGTHDELRGLPHLKGVRLIDQDPIGRTPRSNPVTYVKAFDEIRRLFASLSRAQTLGLGPGAFSFNVPGGRCETCEGDGFQKLEMYFVEDVYVTCQECEGKRYRPDVLQVTYRNRDISQVLQQTVDEAVAFFSAEPVLQRRLKVLQEVGLGYLRLGQPATKLSGGEAQRLKIAAELAAKPTSDHLFILDEPTTGLHLDDVRKLLVVLNRLVDAGNTVLVVEHHLDVIKTADWVIDLGPEGGEAGGELVAEGTPEQVAQVSGSYTGKFLRDLLPRPNGRAASASK
- a CDS encoding transcriptional repressor yields the protein MRTIPKKSSGGAESAIRARGLRLTGPRRVVLDVIRATESHPTAEWVHRMVRRRLPRVSLGTVYRNLRLLVAEGLVKELSGPHARFDGNVTEHHHFTCLGCGRITDVDGPTTEPHSRALCGRVAADGGFSVTHHRIEFYGRCAGCQRRAGGKARRRRPTP
- a CDS encoding DUF3501 family protein, whose product is MASMIRLGDVVNFFEYEKVREERRRRVIALKQRRRLEVGPYLSFVFENRETLLFQIQEMCRAERIVDDAKVQEEIDVYSALLPGPGELSATLFIEIADKDEIKPVLDRFMGIDTGRHVWFETARGGVVPGSFEAGHSDEEKGKLAAVHFVRFAFSSQAVEAFRSADVNLVVDHPATRARTRLSAETKAELLSDLVP
- a CDS encoding LytS/YhcK type 5TM receptor domain-containing protein, giving the protein MDLHHLLEAAGIVVAGVLFYSLAYGWFEPDDPRRRPLWVGVLGLAWGGIAVLLMISRIETSEGVFVDGRVIPVAIIGLFEGWGAGMLAALPAVAYRIWLGGSGTVAGIVTVVAVATAAGLAHRWAGGTTAVRSRHAFALAGATFLIVFAGFGLLGERGRTMFARVWPSYLGLTMIGLPALALLMATIVERRGLAQERERFRAVLDGATDAIRIVDADTHAILDCNRADCELSGLSREQILGRDSRSFWPSPATTAVADEAGADRKDGMPRTHAALFETAAGRVLSVDCARRTVEYRHHRYEIVIFRDAAERLAGEDARREAASLRSVNLLAQAAAHEINNPLAVIAGYVQMLEDRLPPGTEESHWARNCRNAAARIRDAVARLSRIVRVEATHPTGTLPPVLDTKRSSEKPRDDAGR
- a CDS encoding rubrerythrin family protein, with protein sequence MAGKALKGSKSVENLKEAFAGESQANRRYLYFARVADIEGFPDIAGLFKDTADAETGHAFGHLDFLKEVGDPATGEPIGKTEKNLKASVAGETYEYTQMYPGMAKTARDEGYPELAEWFETLAKAEKSHAGRFSKGLNQVAGKEPAEAI